The Stegostoma tigrinum isolate sSteTig4 unplaced genomic scaffold, sSteTig4.hap1 scaffold_275, whole genome shotgun sequence genome includes a window with the following:
- the LOC132208063 gene encoding ferritin heavy chain, oocyte isoform-like gives MASRVCQNYHKDCEDAVNKQINLELYSSYVYLSMVSYFDQDDVALRHFAEFFKEQSHEEREHAEKLMAFQNKRGGRVLLQDIKKPEQDEWGNGLEAMQRALQMEKDVNQSLLDLHKLSSGHTDPHLCDFLERHYLDEQVKMIKKLGDHITNLKRLGAPANGTGEYLFDRLTLS, from the exons atggcttcccgagtgtgtcagaactaccacaaggactgtgaggatgctgttaacaagcagatcaacctggagctctattcctcctatgtttacctctccatg GTCTCTTACTTTGAccaggatgatgttgccctgcgacactttgctgagttctttaaggagcagtcccatgaggaacgggaacatgcggagaaactgatggcattccagaataaacgtgggggccgagtcctcctgcaggacatcaag aagccagagcaggatgagtggggcaatggtctggaagcaatgcagagagctctgcagatggagaaggatgtgaaccagagtctgctggatctgcacaaactctccTCTGGCCACACAGATCCTCAT ctgtgtgacttcctggagaggcactacctggatgagcaagtgaagatgatcaagaagctgggagatcacatcaccaacctgaagagactgggagcccctgccaATGGcacgggagagtacctgtttgacaggctcacactcagctga
- the LOC132208057 gene encoding ferritin, heavy subunit-like produces MVSQVCQNYHQDCEDAVNKQINLELYSSYVYLSMFSYFDRDDVALHHFAEFFKEQSHEEREHAEKLMAFQNKRGGRVLLQDIKKPEQDEWGSGLEAMQRALQMEKDVNQSLLDLHKLASGHTDPHLCDFLERQYLDEQVKMIKKLGDHITNLKRLGAPDNGMGEYLFDRLTLG; encoded by the exons atggtttcccaagtgtgtcagaactaccaccaggactgtgaggatgctgttaacaagcagatcaacctggagctctattcctcctatgtttacctctccatg ttctcttactttgaccgggatgatgttgccctgcatcactttgctgagttcttcaaggagcagtcccatgaggaacgggaacacgctgagaaactgatggcattccagaataaacgtggaggtcgagtcctcctgcaggacattaaG aagccagagcaggatgagtggggcagtggtctggaggcaatgcagagagctctgcagatggagaaggatgtgaaccagagtctgctggatctgcacaaactcgcctctggccacactgaccctcat ctgtgtgacttcctggagaggcaatacttggatgagcaagtgaagatgatcaagaagctgggagatcacatcaccaacctgaagagactgggagcccctgacaatggcatgggagagtacctgtttgacaggctcacactcgGCTGA
- the LOC125447282 gene encoding ferritin, middle subunit-like, protein MVSQVCQNYHKDCEDAVNKQINLELYSSYVYLSMFSYFDRDDVALHHFAEFFKEQSHEEREHAEKLMAFQNKRGGRVLLQDIKKPEQDEWGNGLEAMQRALQMEKDVNQSLLDLHKLASGHMDPHLCDFLERHYLDEQVKMIKKLGDHITNLKRLGAPANGMGEYLFDRLTLS, encoded by the exons atggtttcccaagtgtgtcagaactaccacaaggactgtgaggatgctgttaacaagcagatcaacctggagctctattcctcctatgtttacctctccatg ttctcttactttgaccgggatgatgttgccctgcatcactttgctgagttcttcaaggagcagtcccatgaggaacgggaacacgctgagaaactgatggcattccagaataaacgtggaggtcgagtcctcctgcaggacattaaG aagccagagcaggatgagtggggcaatggtctggaggcaatgcagagagctctgcagatggagaaggatgtgaaccagagtctgctggatctgcacaaactggcctctggccacatggaccctcat ctgtgtgacttcctggagaggcactacttggatgagcaagtgaagatgatcaagaagctgggagatcacatcaccaacctgaagagactgggagcccctgccaatggcatgggagagtacctgtttgacaggctcacactcagctga
- the LOC132208060 gene encoding ferritin, heavy subunit-like, whose product MASRVCQNYHKDCEVAVNKQINLELYSSYVYLSMVSYFDRDDVALRHFAEFFKEQFHEEREHAEKLMAFQNKRGGRILLQDIKKPEQDEWGNGLEAMQRALQMEKDVNQSLLDLHKLASGHMDPHLCDFLERHYLDEQVKMIKKLGDHITNLKRLGAPDNGMGEYLFDRLTLS is encoded by the exons atggcttcccgagtgtgtcagaactaccacaaggactgtgaggttgctgttaacaagcagatcaacctggagctctattcctcctatgtttacctctccatg gtctcttactttgaccgggatgatgttgccctgcgtcactttgctgagttcttcaaggagcagttcCATGAGGAGcgggaacacgctgagaaactgatggctttccagaataaacgtggaggccgaatcctcctgcaggacatcaag aagccagagcaggatgagtggggcaatggtctggaggcaatgcagagagctctgcagatggagaaggatgtgaaccagagtctgctggatctgcacaaactagCCTCTGGCCACATGGACCCTCAT ctgtgtgacttcctggagaggcactacttggatgagcaagtgaagatgatcaagaagctgggagatcacatcaccaacctgaagagactgggagcccctgacaatggcatgggagagtacctgtttgacaggctcacactcagctga